The Nitrospira sp. KM1 genome includes a window with the following:
- a CDS encoding HMA2 domain-containing protein, translated as MLKNISSYLHMTDGRLRVKVLGIRRSPGKSLHVERLLRSLRGVTDVAVNPTTGNVLVLFDSEKVTHETILHTLKNAGYLREQSVSSSFLFTPGLVDTLSQAVGRSMAEALMERTIISLF; from the coding sequence ATGCTTAAGAACATTTCCTCTTATCTCCATATGACAGATGGGCGTCTTCGAGTGAAAGTTCTGGGCATAAGACGATCGCCGGGGAAGAGTTTGCATGTTGAACGGTTGCTCAGGTCTCTGAGGGGAGTTACGGACGTTGCCGTGAACCCGACAACAGGCAACGTCTTAGTATTATTCGACTCGGAAAAAGTGACACACGAAACAATTCTTCATACCCTTAAAAACGCAGGGTATCTCCGCGAACAATCAGTCAGCTCATCCTTTCTATTCACTCCAGGGCTCGTTGATACTTTGTCCCAGGCCGTTGGACGATCAATGGCAGAGGCCTTAATGGAGCGCACCATCATATCCCTATTTTGA
- the rfbC gene encoding dTDP-4-dehydrorhamnose 3,5-epimerase — translation MHITSLDIPGVLLIEPKVFRDSRGFFVETYHELRYREAGLSERFVQDNVSKSIRRTLRGLHFQDPHAQGKLVMVLEGSVYDVVVDIRKGSPTFGTWYGVELSSENMRQVYVPPGCAHGFCVTSDTATFLYKCTDYYAPKDERGIIWSDPALAIAWPVSDPLLSAKDQTYRSLAEMSAELPSYLQVRSKDGH, via the coding sequence ATGCACATCACGTCTCTCGACATTCCCGGTGTTCTCCTCATTGAACCGAAAGTGTTTCGTGACTCGCGTGGATTTTTCGTCGAGACGTATCATGAGCTGCGGTACCGTGAGGCTGGATTGAGCGAACGATTCGTCCAGGATAACGTTTCCAAATCCATCCGTCGCACCCTGCGAGGGCTGCATTTTCAGGATCCGCATGCTCAAGGCAAGTTAGTGATGGTGCTCGAAGGATCGGTCTATGACGTGGTCGTCGATATCCGAAAGGGTTCGCCGACATTCGGTACGTGGTACGGGGTCGAACTGTCCTCTGAGAACATGCGCCAGGTGTACGTACCTCCTGGATGTGCGCACGGATTCTGCGTCACCAGCGACACGGCGACCTTTCTCTACAAATGCACGGACTACTACGCTCCGAAGGATGAGCGGGGGATTATCTGGAGCGATCCGGCCCTCGCGATTGCCTGGCCCGTATCGGATCCCCTTCTCTCTGCAAAAGATCAGACCTATCGCTCATTGGCTGAGATGAGCGCTGAGTTGCCTTCCTATCTGCAAGTACGTAGCAAGGACGGCCATTGA
- a CDS encoding rubrerythrin family protein has protein sequence MAKSLQGTKSHENLKQAFAGESQANRRYLYFARRADIEGYPDVGGLFRDTSEAETGHAFGHLDFLKEVGDPATGVAIGNTEANLKSAIEGETYEYTQMYPGMAKTARDEGFAELAEWFETLAKAERSHANRFQKGLDSLKG, from the coding sequence ATGGCCAAATCCTTACAGGGCACCAAGAGCCACGAGAATCTGAAGCAGGCCTTTGCCGGAGAGTCACAGGCGAACCGCCGCTATCTCTATTTTGCTCGCCGCGCCGATATCGAGGGCTATCCGGACGTGGGAGGCCTCTTCAGGGATACGTCTGAAGCCGAGACGGGGCATGCATTCGGCCATCTGGATTTTTTGAAAGAGGTCGGCGATCCTGCCACAGGGGTGGCAATCGGCAATACCGAGGCCAATCTCAAGTCTGCGATTGAGGGCGAGACGTACGAATATACTCAGATGTACCCAGGCATGGCCAAGACGGCGCGCGACGAAGGATTTGCCGAACTGGCCGAGTGGTTTGAGACACTGGCGAAGGCCGAGCGGTCTCATGCCAACCGCTTTCAAAAAGGCCTCGACAGTCTCAAAGGGTAG
- a CDS encoding heterodisulfide reductase-related iron-sulfur binding cluster, with protein sequence MTRLSLHHPIDAESLQRDTSRIFEICDGCRRCFNLCPSFTTLLERIDVKEGDVRALSPADHHRVVDECYYCKLCYNHCPYTPPHQYQLDFPRLMIRWKTHLAEKRGVSWRDRFLIKTDLMGVAGSFTAPLTNWLLANRWFRKGMEWVAGVHHERHVLHFSTETFPRWFARREPDAAPVASRRKVAFFSSCLVNYQATDIGKAAVQVLERNGVHIVVPEQRCCGMPSFDLGAIDQIKEVARANIASLHPWVVKGYDVVVPTASCSLMLKREYPEITDDEPTKAVAARTFDLCEYLMKMKRDGLLNMNFPHNPGRVVYHIPCHLRDQNIGFKSKELLECTGAKVEVIERCSGHDGAWSAKTEFFPLSMTIAAKAVRAIKQAPADVIASDCPLAGLQLDQAGASAHAGGRATRHPIQIVRDAYGLPS encoded by the coding sequence ATGACTCGTCTGAGCCTGCATCACCCCATCGACGCGGAGTCACTCCAGCGGGACACGTCTCGAATTTTCGAGATATGCGACGGTTGCCGTCGCTGTTTTAACCTCTGCCCATCCTTTACGACTCTACTCGAACGCATCGACGTCAAGGAAGGCGATGTGAGGGCTCTTTCGCCGGCCGATCACCACCGGGTGGTGGACGAATGTTACTATTGCAAATTGTGTTACAACCATTGTCCCTATACTCCTCCTCATCAGTATCAGCTTGATTTCCCCCGGCTCATGATTCGATGGAAGACGCACCTCGCTGAGAAACGGGGCGTGTCTTGGCGGGACCGGTTCCTGATCAAGACGGATCTCATGGGAGTTGCAGGTTCGTTCACCGCGCCGCTTACTAACTGGCTGCTGGCAAACCGCTGGTTCCGAAAAGGCATGGAGTGGGTGGCCGGTGTGCACCATGAACGGCACGTGCTGCACTTCTCCACCGAGACCTTTCCGCGATGGTTTGCCCGGCGTGAGCCGGACGCCGCCCCGGTTGCTTCACGCCGAAAAGTTGCGTTTTTCTCCAGTTGTCTGGTGAACTATCAGGCAACGGACATTGGGAAAGCGGCGGTGCAGGTGCTGGAAAGAAACGGCGTTCACATCGTCGTACCTGAACAGCGGTGCTGCGGCATGCCAAGCTTCGACTTGGGAGCTATCGATCAGATTAAGGAGGTCGCGCGGGCGAACATCGCATCGTTGCATCCTTGGGTGGTCAAGGGGTATGACGTGGTGGTGCCGACCGCGAGCTGCAGCCTCATGCTCAAGCGAGAGTACCCGGAAATCACCGACGACGAGCCGACGAAGGCGGTAGCAGCACGGACATTCGACCTGTGCGAATATCTGATGAAGATGAAAAGAGACGGACTCTTGAATATGAATTTCCCTCACAATCCAGGACGTGTGGTCTATCACATCCCGTGTCATCTGCGAGATCAAAACATCGGGTTCAAATCGAAGGAATTGCTCGAATGCACGGGGGCCAAGGTGGAAGTCATCGAGCGGTGTTCGGGGCACGACGGTGCCTGGTCCGCCAAGACCGAATTCTTTCCTCTGTCCATGACTATTGCCGCGAAGGCAGTTCGAGCCATCAAACAGGCTCCGGCCGATGTCATCGCGTCGGACTGTCCGTTGGCCGGGCTGCAACTGGATCAAGCCGGCGCATCTGCGCACGCCGGAGGACGGGCCACCCGTCACCCCATCCAGATCGTCCGCGATGCCTACGGGTTGCCATCATGA
- a CDS encoding Crp/Fnr family transcriptional regulator — translation MNMALLRNKVFANLTRREQQLLRPHLEIVSIVTEEELNATGSLIRFMYFPITAVISLMDTDGAGRTVEAAAVGREGCTGLFAFDGIIRAPCRTLVQVGGVAYRLNISRLLLLEKKLPLFSKIVRRFDAVLFRHTLLSLGCSQFHSVEQRLGRWLLAHSYRTGLKRLPFTHQFLARQLGVRRVTITNSLAALEKRRLITYRYGAVEIRDARRLKKVACECFGLAKDAINDYLHKIRSVQRPVRG, via the coding sequence ATGAACATGGCACTCCTCAGAAATAAGGTATTCGCGAATCTCACGCGTCGTGAGCAACAGCTGTTGCGGCCTCATCTTGAAATCGTGTCTATTGTTACTGAAGAAGAGCTAAATGCCACCGGAAGTCTCATTCGCTTTATGTATTTCCCTATTACGGCAGTCATAAGTCTTATGGATACGGACGGCGCAGGTCGAACGGTTGAAGCTGCTGCAGTTGGCCGTGAAGGTTGTACTGGTTTGTTTGCATTTGACGGGATAATACGTGCGCCTTGTCGAACTCTCGTGCAGGTGGGAGGCGTAGCCTACCGGCTCAATATATCCAGATTGTTGCTTTTAGAAAAAAAGTTGCCTCTCTTCAGCAAGATCGTGAGACGCTTTGATGCCGTTCTTTTTCGTCACACGTTGCTGTCCTTAGGATGCTCGCAATTTCACTCTGTTGAGCAAAGACTGGGGCGCTGGCTTCTGGCTCATAGCTATCGTACAGGACTCAAAAGATTGCCATTCACACATCAGTTCCTCGCTCGACAATTGGGAGTGCGGCGGGTGACCATAACGAACAGTTTGGCCGCATTGGAAAAACGCCGGTTGATTACATACCGGTATGGTGCAGTCGAAATCCGTGATGCTCGTAGACTGAAAAAAGTCGCTTGTGAATGCTTCGGTCTTGCCAAAGACGCGATCAACGATTACTTGCATAAAATTAGGTCCGTCCAGAGACCAGTGCGCGGATGA
- a CDS encoding peroxiredoxin produces MSDVAAEIKVGDTAPDFNLKDQDQKDVKLSDYKGKKNVVLCFYPLDWSPVCQGENKCLTDDFPKFQNANAELFGISCDSFFSHKAWADSLELKHRLLSDVHRTTAKAYGLYFEPLNCSKRATVIVDKNGKVAYAKVQEIKTAREDKDILAALAALK; encoded by the coding sequence ATGAGCGATGTCGCAGCGGAAATCAAAGTTGGAGACACGGCCCCCGATTTCAATCTGAAGGATCAGGATCAGAAAGACGTGAAGCTCAGCGATTACAAGGGGAAGAAGAACGTCGTCCTCTGCTTCTATCCGTTGGATTGGAGTCCTGTCTGCCAGGGAGAGAACAAGTGCCTCACCGACGATTTTCCTAAATTTCAGAATGCCAATGCAGAACTTTTCGGAATCAGCTGCGACAGCTTTTTTTCGCACAAGGCGTGGGCCGACTCGCTGGAACTGAAGCATCGCCTGCTGTCCGATGTCCATCGCACCACCGCCAAGGCCTATGGGCTGTATTTCGAACCGCTGAACTGCTCCAAGCGCGCCACGGTCATCGTTGATAAGAATGGCAAGGTGGCCTATGCGAAAGTTCAGGAAATCAAGACGGCGCGCGAAGACAAAGACATCCTCGCCGCACTTGCGGCACTCAAATAA
- a CDS encoding response regulator: MLSEYDNIQVVAEAGDGLEAIKVTEIFRPHVVVMDVHMPHLNGFIATSMIKAQFPDIIVIGLSLYGDGRTEEGMLKAGASRHLRKELAGEQLYDAIMDLTRQSIAQTSNFQHAVRFYSNYQENESYVSNYALEGLYAGEFVVIIATGRLCRAVADHMALALPRSFLREGTAPKYLALDADEVLSSFATKDDLDQDRFDHVLDGILGKVCKARNPVRVYGEMVIRLWERGYPKAAFELEQFWNVFGGRYNFSLLCAYPLELFRNGDQQQFIDACRFHSQVTLSDPA; this comes from the coding sequence ATGCTGTCGGAGTACGACAATATCCAAGTCGTCGCCGAGGCCGGTGACGGACTCGAGGCCATCAAGGTCACCGAGATCTTTCGCCCGCACGTCGTGGTTATGGATGTCCATATGCCTCACCTTAATGGCTTCATCGCGACAAGCATGATCAAAGCGCAGTTTCCGGACATCATTGTCATAGGCTTGTCGCTCTATGGTGACGGTCGGACGGAGGAAGGAATGTTAAAGGCGGGTGCCAGCCGGCATTTAAGGAAAGAGTTGGCGGGCGAACAATTGTATGACGCCATCATGGATCTCACGAGACAATCCATTGCGCAAACTTCCAATTTCCAACACGCTGTGAGGTTCTATTCAAACTACCAGGAAAATGAATCCTATGTTTCCAACTATGCTTTAGAAGGTCTGTATGCAGGCGAATTCGTCGTGATAATTGCAACAGGCAGGCTCTGCCGCGCAGTGGCGGACCATATGGCGCTGGCCCTCCCGAGATCCTTTCTCCGTGAGGGGACTGCACCGAAATATCTTGCCTTAGACGCTGATGAAGTGCTGTCTTCATTTGCAACCAAAGATGATTTAGATCAGGACCGATTCGATCATGTCCTTGACGGAATACTGGGGAAAGTTTGCAAGGCGAGGAATCCTGTCCGCGTGTATGGAGAAATGGTGATACGTCTGTGGGAACGTGGTTATCCCAAGGCGGCATTCGAGCTTGAACAGTTCTGGAATGTATTCGGCGGTCGATACAATTTCTCCTTGCTCTGCGCGTACCCGTTAGAGCTCTTCCGCAATGGCGACCAGCAGCAGTTCATCGACGCATGCAGATTTCATAGTCAAGTGACTCTTTCAGATCCCGCCTAA
- a CDS encoding 6-carboxytetrahydropterin synthase: MPPVLLTKRIEFAAAHRYFKPDWSEEQNRAAFGRCYNPPAHGHNYMLEVTVSGEVDGETGMVINLFDLKRVLLAVIEEFDHKNFNLDMPYFKDRIPTSENIARVLWAKLAAQKDIGRLHALRLYEDEDLYADVTAATGLEIATVTRRYSFNAISGDQHGLDWDCFVSVEGPIDSVTGMVIDLGGLDQLVHEQVIGMFDGHDLRKVLKRSEVRGEHVAEWMWTALVNRIPSGRLSRIRLVQSRDLAFECAP, encoded by the coding sequence GTGCCGCCGGTTCTACTGACCAAACGCATTGAATTCGCCGCCGCGCATCGATACTTCAAGCCTGACTGGTCTGAAGAGCAAAACCGAGCCGCCTTCGGACGCTGCTACAATCCGCCGGCTCACGGCCACAACTATATGCTCGAAGTCACGGTCTCCGGTGAGGTAGACGGTGAGACCGGAATGGTCATCAACCTGTTCGACCTCAAACGTGTCCTGCTTGCGGTTATCGAAGAGTTCGATCATAAGAATTTCAACCTCGACATGCCGTATTTCAAGGATCGCATTCCCACCTCGGAGAATATCGCTCGCGTGCTCTGGGCCAAACTTGCGGCGCAGAAGGACATCGGAAGGCTCCATGCACTTCGTCTGTACGAAGATGAAGACTTGTACGCCGACGTGACTGCGGCAACAGGATTGGAGATTGCGACTGTCACGAGGCGGTATTCGTTCAACGCAATTTCAGGAGATCAGCACGGGCTGGATTGGGATTGCTTTGTGAGCGTTGAAGGACCCATCGATTCTGTGACCGGCATGGTGATTGATTTGGGCGGCTTGGACCAGCTGGTGCACGAACAGGTCATTGGTATGTTCGATGGTCACGATCTACGCAAAGTCTTGAAGCGTTCTGAGGTTCGGGGTGAGCACGTTGCCGAATGGATGTGGACCGCTCTGGTCAATCGGATTCCGTCCGGCAGATTGTCACGCATCCGTCTCGTGCAATCACGGGACCTCGCTTTCGAATGCGCGCCATAG
- a CDS encoding response regulator transcription factor, translating to MKARRIIRDIVANPSIRVLLVDDHFLMRQELRELLKSYADITVVAEAGNGLEAVDSVQVWEPDIVVIDVNMPIMDGLEATSIIKRQYPATIIIGLSLEVCPEMQTAMMKAGAFNLLSKESACRELYAEIMKAML from the coding sequence GTGAAAGCACGTCGCATCATCAGGGACATTGTGGCTAATCCATCCATTAGAGTGCTTCTGGTTGACGATCATTTCTTGATGAGACAAGAACTGCGGGAGCTTCTTAAAAGTTACGCTGATATAACAGTGGTGGCGGAAGCAGGAAATGGACTGGAAGCCGTGGATAGCGTCCAGGTGTGGGAACCGGATATTGTAGTTATCGACGTCAATATGCCAATCATGGATGGTCTCGAGGCAACGAGCATCATAAAAAGACAGTATCCCGCCACTATCATCATCGGCCTCTCCTTAGAAGTCTGTCCGGAAATGCAAACGGCGATGATGAAAGCCGGAGCGTTCAACTTACTGTCTAAAGAATCTGCTTGTAGGGAATTGTATGCGGAAATTATGAAGGCAATGCTTTGA
- a CDS encoding DUF3501 family protein, with product MKLLTREELLPPDQYELQRQAIRARIITLKQRRRIGLGPMVTMVFENRDTLMFQIQEMIRVERILSPVKVQEELDVYNALMPERDELSATLLIEITDQDKIKESLDRFMGLDRSQTVAILAGAEQVFGMFEKGHSHATKISAVHFIRFRPTASMRRAFADLLQPVSLWIDHNGYRSEVQVPGSMREEWLADLACQA from the coding sequence ATGAAGCTGTTGACTCGCGAAGAGCTGCTGCCGCCGGACCAATATGAGCTGCAACGGCAAGCGATTCGTGCCAGGATCATTACGTTGAAACAACGAAGGCGCATCGGACTTGGGCCGATGGTCACGATGGTCTTTGAAAATCGCGATACTCTGATGTTTCAAATTCAGGAAATGATCCGGGTGGAACGGATTCTGAGTCCGGTCAAGGTGCAAGAGGAGTTGGATGTGTATAATGCGCTGATGCCGGAACGGGATGAGTTGAGCGCCACGCTCTTGATTGAAATCACCGATCAGGACAAGATCAAGGAGAGTCTGGACCGATTCATGGGATTGGACCGCAGCCAGACCGTGGCGATTCTTGCCGGAGCAGAGCAGGTTTTTGGCATGTTCGAAAAAGGCCACAGCCATGCAACCAAGATCAGTGCGGTGCATTTCATCCGTTTCCGGCCGACCGCATCCATGAGACGGGCGTTTGCTGATCTGCTCCAACCGGTCAGCTTGTGGATCGACCACAACGGATACCGCTCGGAAGTGCAGGTTCCCGGCAGCATGCGCGAAGAATGGCTGGCGGACCTGGCATGTCAGGCATGA
- a CDS encoding co-chaperone YbbN, producing the protein MAGTVLDVSDDNYKEFTDSTGAVVAYGLATCEPCKTYDPILEETAAKFPNIKVGKAKMHVPGRCREIKKSHTFETYPTTHLFANGKLLLSREGVVEPAELAALISEHILK; encoded by the coding sequence ATGGCCGGAACGGTCCTCGACGTCAGCGACGACAATTACAAGGAGTTCACGGACAGCACCGGAGCCGTGGTGGCCTACGGCTTGGCCACATGCGAGCCCTGCAAGACGTATGACCCCATCTTGGAAGAGACTGCGGCGAAGTTTCCCAACATCAAAGTCGGCAAAGCCAAGATGCACGTACCCGGACGCTGTCGTGAGATCAAAAAATCCCATACGTTTGAAACGTACCCCACCACACACTTGTTCGCCAACGGCAAACTCCTGTTGTCTCGGGAGGGCGTAGTTGAACCGGCCGAATTGGCCGCCCTCATCTCGGAGCATATTCTCAAATAA
- a CDS encoding YkgJ family cysteine cluster protein translates to MARSLLLFHSALPQKTDDWFHRVSALHLGQVPCQAGCSACCIGTFPITLLDVRSLREGLTRLPATRRERIEETAQIQRSLLAATYPTLSDNPFVDSWSDENIDQLVEQYGHLRCPALGDDDLCSLYEFRPLACRSMGIPIEQDGAVAGACHVQTFVPITRMTTVLRTEEATLARQEGKALELERKATGAGGDEVLLPYGFLPLS, encoded by the coding sequence ATGGCGCGCTCACTGCTCCTCTTCCATAGCGCTCTCCCGCAGAAGACCGACGATTGGTTCCATCGCGTGTCCGCGCTGCATCTTGGACAGGTCCCCTGTCAGGCAGGATGCTCTGCCTGTTGTATCGGCACGTTCCCGATCACCCTACTCGACGTTCGTAGCTTAAGAGAAGGGTTGACCCGTCTGCCTGCCACACGCCGCGAGCGGATCGAGGAGACTGCTCAAATCCAACGGAGCTTGTTGGCTGCGACCTATCCAACACTCAGCGATAACCCGTTTGTCGATTCATGGAGTGACGAGAACATCGATCAACTCGTCGAGCAGTACGGACACTTGCGCTGCCCGGCGCTAGGAGATGATGACCTCTGCAGTCTGTACGAATTCCGCCCTCTTGCTTGCCGATCAATGGGGATTCCGATTGAGCAAGACGGCGCGGTCGCGGGAGCCTGCCACGTTCAAACGTTCGTCCCCATTACTCGAATGACTACCGTCCTCCGGACGGAGGAAGCGACGCTGGCACGACAAGAAGGCAAGGCATTGGAATTGGAACGGAAGGCAACGGGAGCAGGGGGCGACGAAGTCCTGCTTCCCTATGGTTTTCTACCGCTATCGTAG
- a CDS encoding ATP-binding protein, which translates to MSDSQVPRYDPQVLLNSQPVIVSVIDPATHEIQFQNETARRKFGETTGSACYAKIAGEMSPCMFCRMPEAMASDSVVSNEVALPGDKHLLVHWSKAPTTDGRTHIIETITDITESKRTEQALRQSQKMEAVGRLAGGIAHDFNNLMMVVIGHAHRLLQQFSAHPSKRELELISHAGMRAAALTKKLLSFSRRQVFEPKELSIHAAVRDMEDILRRLIGEQIQTIIVLHPQTGHAIVDSVQLEQIIMNLVLNARDAMPDGGLLNIETDNIDLDEQFAKRHPGSTAGPYVKIMVQDTGCGMDADTLSHIFEPFFTTKGPDKGTGLGLATVYGIVKQSQGYIEVASEPERGSRFTVYLPRVEPALSEVVGTQRDTAAHVTQETILVVEDEESIRRLMANILQDHGYHVLMASDGMEALQNLQGLKGPCHLVITDVIMPRMKSSAFVEGLRAMRPETNVLYMSGYAGDTLQANGVTDETPFLQKPFPPSTLIEKIHDLLQTPSR; encoded by the coding sequence ATGTCAGATTCTCAGGTGCCTCGTTACGACCCGCAGGTGCTTCTGAATTCTCAGCCGGTCATCGTCTCGGTCATTGATCCTGCGACTCACGAAATCCAGTTCCAGAATGAGACCGCCCGGAGAAAGTTTGGAGAGACCACCGGATCGGCATGCTATGCCAAGATTGCCGGAGAAATGTCTCCCTGTATGTTTTGCCGGATGCCGGAGGCGATGGCCAGCGATTCGGTCGTATCCAATGAAGTGGCCCTGCCGGGGGACAAGCACTTGCTCGTGCACTGGTCGAAGGCTCCGACGACCGACGGCCGCACCCATATCATCGAGACCATCACCGACATCACGGAAAGCAAACGAACGGAACAGGCGCTCCGCCAGTCACAGAAGATGGAGGCAGTGGGGCGACTGGCCGGAGGTATCGCTCACGATTTCAATAACTTGATGATGGTCGTGATCGGCCATGCCCACCGATTGCTGCAGCAATTCTCCGCCCATCCGTCGAAGCGGGAGTTGGAGCTGATCAGTCATGCCGGGATGCGTGCGGCTGCCTTGACCAAGAAACTCCTGAGCTTCAGTCGCCGTCAAGTATTCGAACCCAAGGAACTGTCCATTCACGCCGCCGTCCGGGACATGGAGGACATCCTACGCCGCCTGATCGGCGAACAGATCCAAACGATCATCGTGCTGCATCCTCAAACGGGACATGCGATTGTGGATTCTGTGCAGCTCGAGCAAATCATCATGAATCTGGTATTGAACGCGCGTGATGCCATGCCGGATGGGGGCTTGCTGAACATTGAAACGGACAATATCGATCTCGATGAACAGTTCGCCAAACGCCATCCGGGTTCCACGGCCGGTCCGTACGTGAAAATCATGGTCCAGGATACGGGTTGCGGGATGGATGCCGACACACTCTCGCATATCTTTGAACCCTTCTTTACCACCAAGGGACCGGACAAAGGCACGGGGCTTGGACTGGCCACCGTATACGGGATCGTCAAGCAGAGCCAGGGATATATCGAGGTCGCGAGCGAACCGGAACGCGGGTCCCGGTTTACGGTCTATCTTCCACGGGTGGAACCAGCGCTGAGCGAGGTGGTGGGGACTCAACGCGACACGGCCGCACACGTGACTCAGGAAACCATTCTGGTCGTAGAAGACGAAGAAAGCATCAGGCGGCTCATGGCCAACATTCTGCAGGACCACGGCTACCATGTGCTCATGGCGTCCGATGGAATGGAGGCCCTCCAAAATCTACAGGGACTCAAAGGACCCTGCCACCTTGTCATCACGGACGTCATCATGCCTCGCATGAAAAGCTCGGCATTCGTCGAGGGGCTACGGGCCATGCGTCCGGAAACCAATGTCCTCTACATGTCGGGATATGCCGGAGACACTCTTCAGGCTAATGGAGTGACTGACGAGACGCCGTTTCTTCAGAAACCCTTTCCACCCTCAACGCTCATCGAAAAAATTCACGACCTCTTGCAAACCCCGTCACGATGA
- a CDS encoding MoaD/ThiS family protein codes for MVTISLMGQLQTADGERDLACELASPMTVRQVIQRQGIQLRHLLQLIREKKVLVTINKKIASDDSLVHDGDAIRLVGHDGFGGSGLGPTHA; via the coding sequence ATGGTCACGATTTCTCTGATGGGACAGTTACAAACCGCCGACGGTGAACGGGATCTGGCCTGCGAACTCGCATCGCCGATGACGGTCCGACAAGTCATCCAGCGGCAGGGCATTCAGCTTCGCCATCTGCTCCAGCTGATCCGCGAAAAAAAAGTGCTGGTCACCATCAATAAAAAAATTGCGAGCGATGATTCCCTGGTTCATGACGGAGACGCCATCCGGCTCGTCGGTCACGATGGGTTTGGAGGGAGCGGGCTGGGTCCGACCCACGCGTGA
- a CDS encoding HU family DNA-binding protein has translation MAKSMTKSQIADHLAQKSGLTKKAAVQLMDDFAALAYREAKNVFTVPGIGKLKLANRKARIGRNPQTGEEIKIPAKRVVKFRVAKVAKDSILGKK, from the coding sequence ATGGCTAAATCAATGACCAAGTCGCAGATCGCCGATCACCTGGCCCAGAAGTCCGGCCTGACCAAGAAGGCTGCCGTCCAGTTGATGGACGACTTTGCCGCCCTGGCTTATCGTGAAGCGAAGAACGTGTTCACGGTCCCCGGCATCGGAAAGCTCAAGCTCGCCAATCGGAAAGCCCGCATCGGCCGCAATCCCCAGACGGGAGAAGAGATCAAGATTCCGGCCAAGCGTGTGGTCAAGTTCCGTGTGGCCAAAGTGGCGAAGGACTCGATCCTCGGCAAGAAGTAA
- a CDS encoding response regulator transcription factor — protein sequence MRQALVVDDHPIVRDAVRELLQNEFPSIVMKDSAGGEGIVHEICGSEWAFVVLDINFPKQNGIDVLKKVIARCPNIPIVMFSLFTDEQYAARALRAGAMAYISKDRSPQDLVEAVRGVLRGAPVRKVRKELRPILSDREVEVLTHFAKGMSRRDISKRLSISEKTVSTYKARLFHKLGLSTTVELIRYANDEGLIE from the coding sequence ATGAGGCAGGCGTTAGTCGTAGATGACCACCCAATTGTGCGTGATGCCGTCAGAGAATTGCTTCAAAACGAATTCCCATCAATTGTAATGAAGGACTCGGCCGGTGGAGAAGGAATCGTTCACGAAATTTGTGGAAGCGAGTGGGCCTTTGTTGTTCTGGACATTAATTTCCCCAAGCAAAATGGGATAGACGTACTCAAGAAAGTTATCGCTCGATGTCCCAACATCCCGATTGTCATGTTTAGCCTTTTTACGGATGAACAATATGCCGCTCGCGCCCTACGGGCGGGAGCGATGGCCTATATCTCAAAGGACCGCTCCCCACAGGACTTGGTGGAAGCCGTACGAGGCGTTCTCCGAGGAGCCCCTGTCAGGAAGGTCCGCAAAGAGTTGAGGCCGATTCTTTCGGACCGAGAAGTAGAAGTCCTGACGCACTTTGCCAAAGGCATGAGTCGAAGGGATATTTCGAAGCGTTTAAGTATCAGCGAGAAAACCGTGAGCACCTACAAAGCCAGACTGTTTCACAAGTTGGGCCTAAGTACCACTGTCGAGCTGATACGGTATGCAAATGATGAGGGCTTGATTGAATAA